One genomic window of Pseudomonas chlororaphis subsp. piscium includes the following:
- the pheT gene encoding phenylalanine--tRNA ligase subunit beta — protein MKFSEQWLRGWVSPQVSRDELVARLSMAGLEVDSVTPAAGVFSGVVVGEVLSTEQHPDADKLRVCQVSNGAETFQVVCGAPNVRPGLKIPFAMIGAELPGDFKIKKAKLRGVESNGMLCSQVELQVGEGNDGLMELPADAPVGKDFREYLELDDASIEVDLTPNRGDCLSLAGLAREVGALYAAPVTRPVVLSVAPAHDEVRPVEVLAPAACPRYLGRVVRNVDLSKPTPLWMVERLRRADVRSIDAAVDITNYVMLELGQPLHAFDLAEINGGIRVRMAEEGEKLVLLDGQEVTLRSDTLVIADHTRALAIAGVMGGEHSGVTATTCDVFLESAFFDQIAVAGKARSYGLHTDASHRYERGVDWQLAREAMERATGLLLEITGGEAGPIIEAVSEQYLPSIAPVTLRAERITQMLGMEIDASEVERLLGALGLKISADGAGQWRVEVPSHRFDISLEVDLIEELARLYGYNRLPVRYPQARLAPQAKAEARSDLPELRRLLVARGYQEAITYSFIDPKQFELFNPGVEPLLLANPISNDMAAMRSSLWPGLVKALQHNLNRQQDRVRLFESGLRFVGQLEGLKQEPMLAGVVCGTRLPEGWAQGRDVVDFFDVKADVEAVLGFAGALDAFTFAPGKHPALHPGQTARIEREGRLVGYIGAIHPELSKTLGLDRPVFVFELVLAEVASGKMPEFHELSRFPEVRRDLALLADRDVAASAVLDVIRENAGEWLTDLRLFDVYQGKGIDPHRKSLAVGLTWQHPSRTLNDDEVNSTTQNILTSLEQRLNATLRK, from the coding sequence ATGAAATTCAGTGAACAATGGCTGCGCGGCTGGGTAAGCCCGCAGGTAAGTCGCGACGAGCTGGTTGCTCGTCTGTCGATGGCCGGTCTTGAGGTCGATAGCGTGACGCCGGCCGCCGGTGTTTTCAGTGGCGTGGTGGTGGGCGAGGTGCTGAGCACCGAGCAACATCCCGATGCCGACAAGCTGCGCGTTTGCCAGGTCAGCAATGGCGCGGAAACCTTCCAGGTCGTGTGCGGTGCGCCAAACGTGCGTCCGGGCCTGAAGATCCCTTTCGCCATGATCGGTGCTGAGCTGCCTGGCGACTTCAAGATCAAGAAGGCCAAGCTGCGCGGCGTCGAATCGAACGGCATGCTGTGTTCCCAGGTAGAGCTGCAGGTGGGAGAGGGCAATGACGGTCTGATGGAGTTGCCGGCCGATGCGCCGGTAGGCAAGGATTTTCGTGAGTACCTGGAGCTGGACGATGCCAGCATTGAGGTCGATCTGACCCCGAACCGCGGTGATTGCCTGTCTCTGGCGGGCCTTGCTCGTGAAGTTGGCGCGCTCTATGCCGCACCAGTCACCCGTCCAGTGGTGCTATCCGTTGCGCCTGCGCACGACGAAGTGCGTCCGGTTGAAGTGCTGGCGCCCGCGGCTTGCCCGCGTTATCTGGGCCGGGTTGTCCGCAATGTCGACCTGTCCAAGCCGACCCCGCTGTGGATGGTCGAGCGCCTGCGTCGTGCTGATGTACGCAGCATCGATGCGGCCGTGGACATCACCAACTACGTGATGCTGGAGCTGGGGCAGCCGCTGCATGCTTTCGATCTCGCTGAAATCAACGGTGGCATCCGTGTACGGATGGCCGAAGAGGGTGAGAAGCTGGTCTTGCTGGATGGCCAGGAAGTGACCCTGCGCAGCGATACCCTGGTTATCGCCGACCATACCCGCGCTCTGGCGATTGCCGGTGTCATGGGTGGCGAACACAGTGGTGTAACTGCGACTACCTGCGATGTTTTCCTGGAAAGTGCCTTCTTCGACCAGATTGCTGTCGCTGGTAAAGCTCGTTCCTATGGTCTGCACACCGACGCCTCGCATCGCTACGAGCGTGGTGTGGACTGGCAGCTTGCCCGTGAAGCCATGGAGCGTGCCACTGGCCTGTTGTTGGAGATCACCGGTGGCGAAGCCGGCCCGATCATCGAAGCGGTCAGCGAGCAGTACCTGCCGTCGATCGCTCCAGTCACCCTGCGTGCCGAGCGCATCACCCAGATGCTGGGTATGGAAATCGACGCGTCGGAAGTCGAGCGTCTGCTCGGTGCCCTGGGCCTGAAGATTTCCGCCGATGGAGCAGGGCAGTGGCGCGTTGAAGTGCCAAGCCATCGCTTCGACATCAGCCTGGAAGTCGATCTGATCGAAGAGTTGGCCCGTCTGTACGGCTACAACCGCCTGCCGGTTCGCTACCCACAAGCGCGTCTGGCTCCACAAGCCAAGGCCGAAGCTCGTAGCGATCTGCCTGAGCTGCGTCGTTTGCTCGTGGCCCGTGGTTATCAGGAGGCTATTACTTACAGCTTCATCGATCCGAAACAGTTCGAGTTGTTTAATCCAGGTGTCGAGCCGCTGTTGCTGGCCAACCCGATTTCCAACGACATGGCTGCCATGCGTTCGTCGCTGTGGCCGGGGCTGGTCAAGGCGCTTCAGCACAACCTGAACCGTCAGCAGGACCGTGTCCGTCTGTTCGAGAGCGGTCTGCGTTTCGTCGGTCAACTGGAAGGCTTGAAGCAAGAGCCGATGCTGGCCGGTGTGGTATGCGGCACTCGTCTACCGGAAGGTTGGGCACAAGGTCGCGACGTTGTGGACTTCTTTGACGTCAAGGCTGACGTGGAAGCGGTACTGGGCTTTGCCGGCGCACTCGATGCTTTCACTTTTGCGCCTGGCAAGCACCCTGCGTTGCATCCGGGTCAAACTGCGCGGATCGAGCGTGAAGGTCGCCTGGTTGGCTATATTGGCGCTATCCACCCTGAATTGTCGAAAACCCTCGGTCTCGATCGTCCGGTTTTCGTTTTCGAGCTGGTTCTGGCCGAAGTAGCTTCGGGAAAAATGCCTGAATTCCACGAGTTGTCGCGCTTTCCTGAAGTGCGTCGTGACTTGGCCTTGCTGGCTGATCGCGATGTTGCTGCCAGTGCGGTACTGGATGTAATCCGTGAGAATGCAGGCGAATGGCTGACAGACCTCAGGTTGTTTGACGTGTACCAGGGTAAAGGCATTGATCCTCATAGAAAAAGCCTTGCAGTTGGCTTGACCTGGCAGCATCCATCGCGCACTCTTAATGACGATGAGGTGAACTCCACGACGCAAAATATCCTCACCTCGCTCGAACAAAGGTTGAACGCCACGTTAAGGAAGTGA
- the ihfA gene encoding integration host factor subunit alpha — translation MGALTKAEMAERLYEELGLNKREAKELVELFFEEIRHALEDNEQVKLSGFGNFDLRDKRQRPGRNPKTGEEIPITARRVVTFRPGQKLKARVEAYAGTKS, via the coding sequence ATGGGGGCTCTGACGAAAGCTGAAATGGCCGAACGTCTCTACGAAGAGCTGGGCCTGAATAAACGTGAGGCCAAGGAATTGGTCGAGCTGTTTTTTGAGGAAATCAGGCACGCTCTCGAAGATAACGAACAGGTCAAACTGTCCGGTTTCGGTAACTTCGATCTTCGGGATAAACGCCAGCGACCTGGCCGTAACCCGAAGACGGGTGAAGAAATCCCGATCACGGCACGCCGTGTGGTCACCTTTCGTCCAGGGCAGAAGTTGAAGGCCCGAGTTGAGGCTTATGCTGGAACCAAGTCATAA
- a CDS encoding MerR family transcriptional regulator, with protein sequence MLEPSHNDELPVIPGKRYFTIGEVSELCAVKPHVLRYWEQEFPQLNPVKRRGNRRYYQRQDVLMIRQIRALLYDQGFTIGGARLRLSGDEAKDDTTQYKQLIRQMISELEDVLVVLKK encoded by the coding sequence ATGCTGGAACCAAGTCATAACGACGAGCTCCCGGTCATTCCGGGCAAGCGCTACTTCACCATCGGCGAAGTCAGCGAGCTCTGTGCGGTCAAACCGCATGTGCTGCGTTATTGGGAGCAGGAGTTTCCTCAACTCAACCCCGTCAAGCGCCGCGGAAATCGCCGGTATTATCAGCGCCAGGACGTGCTGATGATCCGGCAGATCCGCGCGTTGCTTTATGATCAGGGGTTCACCATCGGTGGAGCGCGCCTGCGCCTTTCCGGTGATGAAGCCAAAGACGACACCACCCAGTACAAGCAATTGATCCGCCAGATGATCTCCGAACTGGAGGACGTTCTGGTGGTACTCAAGAAGTAA
- a CDS encoding tyrosine-type recombinase/integrase, with product MPNGIWKIDKKYRGERIQESTGTSIRAEAEQYLIHKLEQLRQQKVYGVRRTRTWREAATRFLLEVKDQASIHISATYMEQLDPFIGDMPLTHIDDDALAPYIQSKLHPTEGKPVTNRTVNIALQRVIRVLNLCARKWRDEERRPLLDVVPMISLLDEKTNSRKPYPLSWEEQSILFAELPAHLQTMALFKVNTGCREQEVCKLQWNWEIAVPELGTSVFLIPAGFGGRSARSGVKNRDERLVVLNDVAKSVIEKQRGNHQLYVFPFGKPDGEGNETTVHRMNDSAWKKARVRSAKKWQEKFLRPAHDGFARIRIHDLKHTFGRRLRAAGVTEEDRKALLGHKNGSITSHYSAAELDQLITAANKVSATDSRAPALTILKRREA from the coding sequence ATGCCGAACGGCATCTGGAAGATCGACAAAAAGTACAGAGGAGAGCGAATTCAGGAGAGTACTGGCACTAGTATCCGCGCCGAAGCAGAGCAGTACCTGATCCACAAGCTGGAGCAGTTGCGCCAGCAGAAAGTGTATGGCGTTCGGCGGACCAGGACATGGCGAGAGGCGGCGACCCGCTTCCTGCTGGAAGTAAAGGACCAGGCCTCAATCCACATTTCAGCTACTTATATGGAGCAGCTGGACCCATTCATTGGGGATATGCCGCTCACCCATATCGATGATGACGCGCTCGCCCCGTACATCCAGTCGAAGCTGCACCCGACCGAGGGTAAGCCTGTCACCAACCGGACGGTGAACATTGCGCTTCAACGAGTGATTCGAGTGCTGAATCTTTGTGCGCGGAAGTGGCGGGATGAAGAGCGCCGGCCATTGCTCGATGTTGTGCCGATGATCTCTCTGCTGGATGAGAAGACGAACAGCCGAAAGCCCTACCCGCTTTCATGGGAAGAGCAGTCGATCCTGTTCGCCGAGCTCCCGGCGCACCTTCAGACCATGGCCTTGTTCAAGGTCAACACGGGATGTCGGGAGCAAGAAGTTTGCAAGCTTCAGTGGAATTGGGAGATTGCGGTACCGGAACTGGGAACGAGTGTGTTCCTGATCCCAGCAGGATTTGGCGGAAGAAGCGCCAGGTCTGGAGTGAAGAACCGAGACGAGCGCCTGGTCGTTTTAAATGATGTGGCCAAGTCGGTGATCGAGAAGCAGCGCGGCAATCATCAGCTCTACGTGTTCCCGTTTGGCAAGCCAGATGGCGAGGGGAATGAAACGACGGTTCACCGCATGAATGACTCGGCCTGGAAGAAGGCGCGGGTCCGATCGGCGAAGAAATGGCAGGAGAAGTTCTTGCGGCCGGCACATGACGGCTTTGCCAGAATCCGCATACACGACCTGAAACACACCTTTGGGAGAAGGCTACGTGCAGCAGGCGTGACTGAGGAGGATCGGAAAGCATTGCTCGGCCACAAGAATGGCAGCATCACCAGCCACTACTCGGCGGCGGAACTGGATCAGCTCATTACGGCAGCAAATAAGGTATCAGCAACCGACTCGCGCGCACCAGCGCTGACGATTCTGAAAAGGAGGGAGGCATGA
- a CDS encoding ASCH domain-containing protein has product MKALSIRQPWAWLILHGGKDIENRSWHTKFRGRFLVHAAQGMTRNEFTQALLYCHDRGLPMPDRSDMQRGGIIGSVELVDSLDTSDSPWYMGQKGFLLRDPKPLPFVPLKGRLGFFEVPDELITQ; this is encoded by the coding sequence ATGAAGGCATTGAGCATTCGCCAGCCATGGGCCTGGCTGATCCTCCACGGCGGCAAGGACATCGAGAACCGTTCCTGGCACACGAAATTCCGCGGGCGGTTCCTCGTGCACGCAGCTCAGGGCATGACCCGCAACGAGTTTACCCAGGCGCTGCTGTACTGCCATGACCGCGGCCTGCCAATGCCCGACCGTAGCGACATGCAGCGCGGCGGAATCATCGGCTCGGTTGAGCTGGTCGATAGCCTCGATACCAGCGACTCGCCCTGGTACATGGGTCAGAAAGGCTTCCTGCTGCGCGATCCGAAGCCGCTGCCGTTCGTGCCGCTCAAGGGGCGGCTCGGTTTCTTCGAAGTGCCTGACGAGCTGATCACGCAATAG
- a CDS encoding HBL/NHE enterotoxin family protein gives MSSLANVIRLNSQRLTAAQAAYKVTVDSITRYMVTVSKQESPVCINPLPNISDFKKDLLEARKRAENWNNKVLVDLMNVPGYILEDKGQVGQAFDDAITATRQLIANPKDHYAPGNLSKSLNQLKYLFGNESKEVQRTLELLEGTQNDLPQIAAQLNAAAADCTVGVKYDQGQIDQLKMSISDLEQEITRLTKSIIALGGAETALIGLGAAAVSAAGLFGLVTWIVLVPAVAVAGFYIALDGSKIKSCNSKIEELTKNMSDYTLDISTLQVTSGIYTDLAVESEVAKQNLYNVQDAWKILGGEISNEVDEINLALSNSEFSKYNLVCNDLEEAQKEWLAIYSQAESMDVPLGISDADLEFGMSSAQVQSAVEAAKMISIDELFI, from the coding sequence ATGTCATCTCTTGCAAATGTAATTCGATTGAACTCACAGAGGCTCACTGCCGCGCAGGCGGCGTATAAGGTTACCGTCGATTCGATTACTCGTTATATGGTGACTGTTTCAAAGCAGGAGTCGCCTGTTTGTATAAATCCGCTCCCTAATATATCTGATTTTAAGAAGGATTTACTTGAGGCAAGGAAGAGGGCGGAGAATTGGAATAACAAGGTTCTAGTGGATTTAATGAATGTTCCTGGTTATATACTTGAAGATAAAGGGCAAGTGGGTCAGGCTTTTGATGATGCGATAACAGCAACTAGGCAATTGATTGCTAATCCTAAAGATCATTACGCTCCTGGTAATCTCAGTAAAAGTCTTAATCAGCTAAAGTATTTGTTTGGTAATGAGTCTAAAGAGGTTCAGCGTACGCTAGAGTTGTTGGAGGGTACACAAAATGATTTGCCACAAATAGCGGCTCAGTTAAATGCTGCTGCTGCTGATTGTACCGTGGGAGTTAAATATGATCAGGGGCAGATTGATCAGCTTAAAATGAGCATTTCTGATTTGGAGCAGGAAATAACTCGTCTAACGAAATCTATTATTGCTCTAGGCGGTGCTGAAACTGCCCTTATTGGTCTTGGTGCGGCTGCGGTCTCTGCTGCAGGTCTATTTGGTCTTGTAACGTGGATCGTTCTTGTGCCAGCTGTGGCTGTGGCTGGTTTTTATATTGCGCTTGATGGTTCGAAAATAAAATCGTGCAACAGCAAAATAGAAGAATTAACTAAAAATATGAGTGACTATACATTAGATATTTCAACTCTGCAGGTCACTTCTGGGATCTACACGGATCTGGCTGTTGAGTCAGAGGTTGCCAAGCAGAACCTATACAATGTTCAAGATGCTTGGAAAATTCTCGGTGGTGAGATAAGTAATGAAGTAGACGAAATTAACCTTGCTTTGAGTAATAGTGAGTTTAGTAAATATAATTTGGTTTGCAACGATCTAGAAGAAGCTCAAAAAGAATGGCTTGCGATTTATAGTCAAGCAGAGTCAATGGATGTGCCGTTGGGGATTAGTGACGCTGATCTTGAATTCGGTATGTCTTCAGCGCAGGTGCAGTCGGCTGTCGAGGCGGCTAAGATGATTAGTATTGACGAACTATTTATTTGA
- a CDS encoding RNA-directed DNA polymerase, whose product MEINLLELYDDLIAGTYRPGRSICFVVTRPKAREVWAADFRDRIVHHLLYNHIGPAIERSFIADSCACIPGRGTLYAAKRLESKIRSASQNWSKPVYYLKCDLANFFVAINKQVLLEQLAARITEPWWLALAEQILMHDPRENYEVRSPAHLFNRVPQHKRLTAQPAHLGLPIGNLSSQFFANVYLDALDQFAKHTLKARYYIRYVDDFVFLHESPQQLNEWLTQVEKFLPRLGAKLNPTKTILQPVDRGVDFVGHVIKPWRRTTRKRSVAQALKRTAAAPAEDLRETANSYFGLLGQASHSQKDRAALARAVLKRGYTVNGALTKTYTKGVGDRDQPQAEKEGS is encoded by the coding sequence ATGGAGATCAACCTGCTGGAGCTTTACGACGACCTGATAGCCGGCACTTACCGGCCAGGCCGGTCTATCTGTTTCGTCGTGACTCGGCCAAAGGCTCGCGAGGTGTGGGCCGCGGACTTCCGCGACCGGATCGTGCATCACCTGCTGTACAACCACATCGGCCCCGCTATCGAGCGCAGCTTCATAGCGGACAGCTGCGCTTGTATCCCCGGTCGCGGCACGCTGTACGCCGCAAAGCGCCTTGAGTCGAAGATAAGGAGCGCCAGCCAGAACTGGTCGAAGCCGGTCTACTACCTGAAATGCGACCTGGCCAACTTCTTCGTGGCGATCAACAAGCAGGTGCTGCTCGAGCAGCTGGCCGCCAGGATCACCGAGCCTTGGTGGCTGGCACTGGCTGAGCAGATCCTGATGCACGACCCGCGCGAGAACTACGAAGTCCGCAGCCCAGCGCACCTGTTCAACCGGGTGCCGCAGCACAAGCGCCTCACCGCGCAGCCTGCGCACCTGGGCCTGCCGATCGGCAACCTGTCGTCGCAGTTCTTCGCGAATGTGTACCTGGATGCGCTGGACCAGTTCGCAAAGCACACGCTCAAGGCGCGCTACTACATCCGCTACGTCGACGACTTCGTCTTCCTGCACGAATCGCCGCAGCAGCTGAACGAGTGGCTGACTCAGGTTGAGAAGTTCTTGCCAAGGCTCGGCGCAAAGCTGAACCCCACGAAGACGATCCTGCAACCGGTCGACCGCGGCGTGGACTTCGTCGGGCACGTGATCAAGCCCTGGAGGCGAACTACCCGGAAGCGATCAGTTGCCCAGGCACTGAAGCGCACAGCTGCAGCACCTGCCGAGGATCTGCGCGAGACCGCAAACAGCTACTTCGGCTTGCTCGGCCAGGCCAGCCACAGCCAGAAAGACCGGGCCGCGCTGGCGCGGGCTGTGCTAAAGCGAGGATATACAGTCAACGGTGCGCTGACGAAGACTTATACAAAGGGAGTCGGCGATCGTGACCAACCCCAAGCCGAGAAAGAAGGCTCCTAG
- a CDS encoding four helix bundle protein, whose amino-acid sequence MALHTQLEIHKVAEELFGMALSLVRHIPRDLKQVAGGKIRDVCLEVLVLIGRANMARDKRPYLTEVIENIWMLNYLFRALSENSAISRGQHAKAMKLTASVGRQANAWKKSATAPAA is encoded by the coding sequence ATGGCCCTGCATACACAGTTAGAGATCCATAAGGTGGCCGAAGAGTTGTTCGGCATGGCACTCAGCTTGGTTCGCCATATTCCGCGCGACCTGAAACAGGTTGCCGGCGGCAAGATTCGGGATGTGTGTCTTGAGGTTCTGGTGCTGATCGGTAGAGCGAATATGGCTCGAGACAAGCGCCCGTATCTCACCGAGGTCATCGAAAACATCTGGATGCTCAACTACCTGTTCAGGGCGTTATCCGAAAACAGCGCCATCAGCCGCGGCCAACATGCCAAAGCGATGAAGCTCACGGCCTCCGTAGGCCGACAGGCGAACGCCTGGAAGAAATCCGCAACCGCGCCCGCTGCTTGA
- a CDS encoding lambda exonuclease family protein translates to MIIVHCSQGSDAWHQERAGVITASMFSDARARLKSGPNKGEPTAKALDYAFRLAVERISGSPLDGGFETWQMKRGHELEPEARMEHEIQTGLIVTQVGLVKTDDGVFGASADGFIGEDGGSEYKCFLAPEKLRSFHIDNDASDIMDQVQGCMWITGRKWWHIGMYCPDLKPVGRQLWWQEFKRDEDYIEKLEEDLWQFKLLVDQYEAKLRSKAA, encoded by the coding sequence ATGATCATCGTTCACTGCTCTCAAGGATCAGACGCCTGGCATCAGGAAAGAGCCGGCGTCATCACAGCAAGCATGTTCAGCGACGCCCGCGCCCGGCTGAAGTCAGGCCCCAACAAGGGCGAGCCGACCGCCAAGGCCTTGGACTATGCCTTCCGTCTGGCCGTTGAGCGTATCAGCGGCTCCCCGCTGGATGGTGGATTCGAAACCTGGCAGATGAAGCGTGGCCACGAACTGGAGCCCGAGGCCCGCATGGAGCACGAAATCCAGACAGGGCTGATCGTCACTCAGGTTGGATTGGTTAAAACCGATGATGGCGTGTTCGGCGCCAGTGCCGACGGCTTCATTGGCGAGGATGGCGGGTCTGAGTACAAATGCTTCTTGGCGCCGGAAAAGCTGCGATCCTTCCACATCGACAATGACGCCAGCGACATCATGGACCAAGTGCAAGGCTGTATGTGGATCACCGGCCGCAAGTGGTGGCATATCGGGATGTACTGCCCAGACCTTAAGCCAGTCGGCCGCCAGCTCTGGTGGCAGGAGTTTAAGCGCGACGAGGACTACATCGAAAAGCTCGAGGAAGACCTGTGGCAGTTCAAGCTGCTGGTCGATCAGTACGAGGCCAAGCTGAGGAGTAAGGCAGCATGA
- a CDS encoding ERF family protein: MSNTALAEKSDARQIASPAITSESTAMLTMIQRAATDPAFDADKMQKMMEMYERHTDRTAAAAFNAAMVRAQAEIGPVFRDKFNAQTNSAYAALESIDRKISPVYTAYGFSLSFGTGDSPLAGHIRTVCDCMHEAGHTKQYHVDLPIDSAGIKGSVNKTGVHASGSTYSYARRYLTMMIFNVVLTNEDNDGNGDQTQGLGELLNEWIPKAYAAESKEALTAIWQAGVQASQDLKATDKKTATDLYEALKVAVTTRGQQLSAPAQEGADQ, from the coding sequence ATGAGCAATACAGCACTTGCCGAGAAATCTGACGCTCGGCAGATCGCCTCCCCGGCGATCACCAGCGAGTCAACCGCAATGCTGACCATGATTCAGCGTGCCGCCACTGACCCCGCCTTCGACGCGGACAAGATGCAGAAGATGATGGAGATGTACGAACGGCACACCGATCGTACTGCTGCAGCAGCATTCAACGCGGCGATGGTTAGAGCTCAGGCCGAGATCGGCCCCGTATTCCGCGACAAGTTCAACGCACAGACGAACAGCGCTTATGCCGCGCTTGAATCGATTGACCGGAAAATATCGCCGGTCTACACGGCTTACGGCTTCTCACTGTCATTCGGCACTGGAGACAGTCCGCTGGCCGGCCACATCCGCACGGTATGCGACTGCATGCATGAGGCTGGCCACACGAAGCAGTACCACGTCGATCTTCCGATTGACTCGGCCGGCATCAAGGGCAGCGTGAACAAGACAGGCGTTCACGCCAGCGGCTCGACATACAGCTACGCCCGGCGCTATCTGACGATGATGATCTTCAATGTCGTCCTGACCAATGAGGATAACGACGGGAATGGAGATCAAACACAGGGTCTTGGCGAGCTCCTAAACGAGTGGATACCAAAGGCCTACGCCGCCGAGTCGAAAGAGGCTCTGACGGCTATCTGGCAAGCAGGCGTCCAGGCCTCCCAGGACCTGAAAGCTACCGACAAAAAAACGGCAACCGACCTCTATGAAGCATTGAAGGTTGCGGTCACCACTCGCGGGCAGCAGCTTAGCGCCCCCGCTCAAGAAGGAGCCGACCAATGA